One Drosophila subobscura isolate 14011-0131.10 chromosome U, UCBerk_Dsub_1.0, whole genome shotgun sequence DNA window includes the following coding sequences:
- the LOC117900277 gene encoding uncharacterized protein LOC117900277, with protein MAMRLNVAQKAMVPCPLPTQQRQQQQQPALPISLPVTYPFMDAQQLQRYYLARMQQPQPQLGPNMFVQPWYICQQPQCQSYGYCFGMQMPPNGLVPQTYSAPPTTASLQSAGTLANSTGNRRATGQIRSIPKVQIQTPESHSRTPAGGRTYNQCNMPLPETACGWCGSLNSFETDARAKFGASSINPASNPQIHEEWRREQQQHQQQPKQLIKDPQRDSLKDFPDHPHREELSSNSKREQTVDTENHSGIDSKKEQRKDPSSKNHHKKDLKPKKLRAGSDSALGSVANSFIKRLGEIMRHTTKRKQPKAKPQAKSTPNISPGSSIVGSESSRQPPHKPSFIKRLFGEVRDNEVSFHAQSNHQSRCNIHYPTNRSSDSVEQTEAFQSLRRKQQIAAKGPYKKSTQ; from the exons ATGGCCATGCGATTAAACGTCGCTCAAAAGGCAATGGTCCCATGTCCCTTACCcacacagcagcggcagcaacaacagcagccagcattgCCCATATCCCTTCCCGTCACGTATCCCTTTATGGACGCACAGCAGTTGCAGCGGTACTACCTCGCCCGGatgcaacagccgcagccccaaTTGGGGCCCAATATGTTCGTACAGCCGTGGTACATctgccagcagccgcagtgCCAGAGCTACGGCTACTGCTTTGGGATGCAGATGCCACCAAATGGCCTTGTGCCTCAGACCTATAGTGCCCCACCAACAACAGCCTCCTTACAG TCCGCAGGAACGTTGGCCAACAGCACAGGGAATCGCAGGGCCACTGGACAGATACGGTCCATTCCCAAAGTTCAAATCCAAACACCAGAAAGCCACAGCCGCACCCCTGCCGGAGGCAGGACCTACAACCAGTGCAATATGCCGCTTCCAGAGACCGCCTGCGGCTGGTGTGGCAGCCTCAACAGCTTCGAGACGGACGCCAGAGCAAAGTTTGGGGCAAGCAGCATAAACCCCGCTTCCAATCCCCAAATCCATGAAGAGTGGAGaagagaacagcagcagcatcagcagcagccaaaacagTTGATAAAGGATCCCCAAAGGGATTCACTaaaggatttccctgaccatcCTCATAGAGAAGAGCTATCGAGCAATTCCAAAAGAGAACAAACGGTTGATACAGAGAATCATTCCGGAATCGATTCTAAGAAGGAGCAAAGGAAAGATCCCTCCTCCAAGAATCACCACAAAAAGGACCTCAAACCGAAGAAGCTCAGGGCGGGCAGCGACAGCGCTTTGGGCAGTGTTGCCAACAGTTTCATCAAGCGCCTGGGCGAAATTATGCGACACACCACGAAGCGAAAACAACCCAAGGCCAAGCCACAGGCGAAGTCAACACCAAACATCTCCCCAGGCTCCTCGATCGTCGGTTCAGAGTCCTCGCGGCAGCCACCTCACAAGCCGAGTTTCATTAAGCGTCTCTTTGGCGAGGTGCGCGACAACGAGGTGTCCTTCCATGCGCAATCCAATCACCAATCAAGGTGTAACATACACTATCCCACGAACCGGTCTTCGGATAGTGTGGAGCAGACAGAGGCCTTCCAGTCGCTGAGAAGAAAGCAACAGATTGCAGCCAAGGGTCCCTATAAAAAGTCAACACAGTAG